The Erythrolamprus reginae isolate rEryReg1 chromosome 5, rEryReg1.hap1, whole genome shotgun sequence genome window below encodes:
- the WNT8B gene encoding protein Wnt-8b: MFWIGYYPGTLFLVSLFHLSHPWSVNNFLMTGPKAYLIYSSSVAAGAQSGIEECKFQFAWDRWNCPERALQLSSHGGLRSANRETAFVHAISSAGVMYTLTRNCSLGDFDNCGCDDSRNGQFGGQGWLWGGCSDNVGFGEAISKQFVDALETGQDARAAMNLHNNEAGRKAVKGTMKRTCKCHGVSGSCTTQTCWLQLPEFREVGTYLKEKYHKGLKVDILKGVANSAASRGAIVETFSSISKKELVHLEDSPDYCLENKTLGLLGTEGRECLKRGKALSKWEKRSCQRLCGDCGLAVEEQRAEMVSSCNCKFHWCCAVRCEQCRKRVTKYYCVRKEKGEPNGGSLPARKLRRKQP; this comes from the exons GTCAGTGAATAATTTCCTGATGACTGGTCCCAAG GCCTACCTCATCTACTCCAGCAGTGTTGCGGCTGGTGCACAGAGCGGCATTGAGGAATGCAAGTTCCAGTTTGCTTGGGATCGTTGGAACTGCCCCGAGAGAGCTTTGCAACTCTCCAGCCACGGAGGCCTCCGGAGTG CCAACCGAGAGACGGCTTTTGTTCATGCAATCAGCTCAGCTGGGGTCATGTACACATTGACACGAAACTGCAGCCTTGGGGACTTTGACAATTGTGGATGTGATGATTCTCGCAATGGACAGTTTG GGGGCCAAGGCTGGCTGTGGGGAGGCTGCAGTGACAACGTGGGCTTTGGGGAAGCCATTTCCAAGCAGTTTGTGGACGCCCTTGAAACGGGCCAAGATGCCAGAGCGGCAATGAATCTACACAACAACGAAGCTGGGCGGAAG GCagtgaaagggaccatgaagaggaccTGCAAGTGTCATGGCGTCTCGGGCAGCTGCACCACCCAGACCTGCTGGCTCCAACTCCCCGAGTTTCGAGAGGTGGGGACCTACCTGAAGGAGAAATACCACAAGGGCTTGAAAGTGGACATATTGAAAGGGGTGGCTAACAGCGCCGCCAGCCGAGGCGCCATCGTGGAAACCTTCAGCTCCATCTCCAAAAAGGAGCTGGTCCACTTGGAGGACTCTCCCGACTACTGCCTGGAGAACAAGACCTTGGGCCTCTTGGGCACGGAAGGCCGCGAGTGTCTGAAGAGGGGCAAGGCCCTGAGCAAGTGGGAGAAGCGGAGCTGCCAGCGCCTGTGTGGAGACTGCGGGCTGGCCGTGGAGGAGCAGCGGGCAGAAATGGTGTCCAGCTGCAACTGCAAATTCCACTGGTGTTGCGCGGTTCGCTGCGAGCAGTGCCGCAAACGCGTCACCAAGTATTACTGCGTccggaaggagaagggggagccAAACGGGGGCAGCCTGCCCGCCCGCAAGCTCCGGCGGAAGCAGCCTTAG